One Megalobrama amblycephala isolate DHTTF-2021 linkage group LG15, ASM1881202v1, whole genome shotgun sequence genomic window, cagttatatagtgttaggggcggggccgTGCTCGGTgcatcatcgacagttatatagtgttagaggcggggccacgctcggtgcgtcatcgacagttatatagtgttaggggcggggccgTGCTCGGTgcatcatcgacagttatatagtgttaggggcggggccgTGCTCGGTgcatcatcgacagttatatagtgttagaggcggggccacgctcggtgcgtcatcgacagttatatagtgttaggggaggggccACGCTCGGTGTATCATCGACGGTTACATAGTGTTatgctcggtgcgtcatcgacaatTACAGTGTTAGAGGCGTTACAGTGTTACAGTGTTAGAGGCAGGGCCACgttcggtgcgtcatcgacagttatatagtgatAGAGGCCCGGCCATGCTCGGTTtgcatcgacagttatataacGTATAAATATGtgtatgaattattattattattattattattattatgtcttTGTGTCACCAGCAGGGGGAGTCAGAGAGCAACATCTCCACAACCCAGTTGTGTGTCTATGAAGAGCCGTCGATCCATAGTTCCTCCTGAATTTAGTGATGGActagtgacctctgaccccaggtgATTATCAGCATTATTTAGTGAGTTTCCTGCTGTAATGAAACTAGTTTGAGACATTTATTTATAAGAAAATAAGGTCTAAGCAGAAAGCATAATTTTTAGTTGTCATGGAAACAGTTACAGTATTTTCCAGAAACTAAATCACAACTGACTGTAAGTCACAACGGgtgaaaaaattaaattattgagAGAGATTTACTCAATATTATTTAATCttcacttaaatattttattgattaTTGAATATTAGGTGTCCTTTAAACCCCAAGCATTAgcatcatatattaatattacagctataaagcagctctacagaagacaggcatgttcagttcagttcatgtTTTGTTCTCATTTGATAGTTTCAGTGCGTCATATCAATAATATttctgaatattaagtgtcttttaaAGCCCAAGTAATGAAGACAAAACTAGGAAAGGAATCTAAGAGACCAAAACTTCTACATAAGAGtccaaaacagacaaatatAAGATGCAGCACATTTCAGATGAGAGAAAATGTGACTTAAATTCCAGAAAATATGTTAAAGTTTAGTGTAAATATGTGTAATATAACAGAAGTCTGTTAAACTGACACTTCTCTCTTAAATGTGTTGCTGTTCCTGtcatgatttattgatgaagatgtttttatgtttgtattttgtttccAATCAGAGATGATCAGACTGGAGACCAGGATTCTCCTCAAGCAGTAGATGATGAACTCCAGAGAGTCAAAGAGCAGCTCAAAACCAGCATGAAGAACAAGTATGAGAGATTATTTGAGGGACTGAACCTCCAGGAGaatgaaaccctcctgaacaggatctacacacagctctacatcatagagggagagagagaaggagtgaatgaacaacatgaggtttTCCAGATGGAGAAAACAGCCAGAACACAACACTCACAAGACACTCCAATCTactgcaatgacatctttaaagCCTCACCTGAACCAGGACGTGAGGAGAAACACCAGATCAAGACTGTTCTTACTAAAGGCATCGCTGGAATCGGAAAAAccgtctctgtgcagaagttcattctGGACTGGGCTGAGGGAAAAGCCAATCAGGATGTAGATTTCATGTTTGTGCTTCCATTTCGAGAGCTGAACTTGATCCGAGATCATCGGTACAGTCTTCACAGGCTTCTGCTGGACTTTCATCCTGAACTTCAAGATCTGGACTCAAAGATTTATGAGGAGtgtaaagttgtgttcatctttgatggtctggatgaaagCAGAATGAGATTGAGGTTTTCAGGCAAAAAGAAATTTTCACTGACTGAGACTTCATCTGTGAGTGTGTTGATGTCAAACCTCATGAAAGGAgatctgcttccctctgctctcatctggatcacctccagaccagcagcagccaatcagatccccTCCAAATACATCAACCGTCTGACAGAGATTCAGGGATTCAATGAGCCTCAGAAggaggaatatttcaggaagagaatcagtgacgagcatcaagccagcagaatcatctcacacatcagaagagcaagaagcctccacatcatgtgccacatacccgtcttctgctggatctcatccACTGTGCTTCAGAAGCTCCTGAAAGAAGATCTGAGTGCAGCAATCCCTCAAACTCTGACTGAAATGTACATCCACTTCCTGCTGATTCAGATCAACATGAGGAATCAGAAGTATGAAGAGAGAGATCCAGAGAAACTCCTGCTGTCCAACAGAGAAGTGATTGTGAAACTTGCTGAAGTGGCTTTCAAACAGCTGATGAAGGGCAATGTGATGTTCTATGAGGAGGACCTGAGAGAGAGCGGCATAGACGTCACTGACGCCTCAGTGTATTCTGGGATTTGCACTGAGATCTTTAAGGAGGAATCTGTGATTCATCAGAGGAAAGTCTACAGATTCATTCATCTGAGCTTTCAGGAGTTTCTCGCTGCTTTCTATCTGTTttattcacatgtgatcaagaACAAGAAACCACTGGATGAGTTCAGATTGTACAGATCTGATAAAGACTCTCTGGATGATCTACTAACATCAGCAGTAGATGATGCCCTCAGGAGTAGGAATGGACAGCTGGATCTGTTCCTGCGGTTCCTGCTGGGCGTCTCACTGGAGTCCAATCAGAGACTCTTACAGGATCTACTGACACACACTGAGAACAGCTCAGAGAGCATCAGAGGAATCACACAGTACATTCAACAGAAGATCAAAGGTGAAGATAGTAAAAATAGAGTTAAAGATGAATTTCTCTCCACTGAAagatccatcaatctgttcctCTGTCTGCTGGAAGTCAAAGATCAGTCTCTGTCCAGAGAGATTCAGGAGTTTCTGAAATCAGACAAACACTCAGAGGAGAAACTCTCTCCGTCTCACTGCTCAACAATCTCCTACATGATCCAGATGTCAGAGGAGCCGCTGGATGAGTTGAACCCCATGAAATACAACACATCAGATGAGGGGAGAAGAAGACTGATACCAGCTGTGATCAACTGCAGAAAAGCTCTGTGAGTGTTTAATCATGAACTAAAgtatcatatttaataataaatctgacagctttaaaataaatgttcctaAATGAGAGATTTTCTCCTCAATAACAGGATCTTAAAGGGTCACGACACGCCTCTTTAATACAGCAGATAGTCACTAAAACGCCTGTTACCGCCGCGGGTAAACACAACACAGTCACGTGTGAAACTCGCTGGTGAAATCACCACCAGGTGGCGCAAAGGGACGGTTGACACCATTGATCTGTAAAGCTGGAATTGAGACATTTTCACTTGTGAATGaagataaaatgacataaattacTGCTGATattaatagcaataataatatatcattaTGACATTTAATCTTCAGTAATTATTCATCATAAATGCTTAATGTTCAGCTATTTGACGACTGTTACAGTGAACTATTACAGTGACGGCTGTGCTTGAAGTGTCTTACTTTTTACTGTACAGCACTAGCCAGTGTTtgacattattatatatttaaagaggTGTGATTATgccataaaataaatgaaacgaTAGAGAAGGTGGATTACTGTGAATGGGAATATTATGAGTGATGAAGGTCTAGTTTTCTAACACATTTTTACTCTGTCAGCATTGAGACTACattaatgtcaaaataaaagattttatttacatttcaacAGGTCACACACGAACATGAATTAGTCACACAtaaaaatatctgccaatgagatgagaaaaataatcttaatttaaagggacaacaagattatttttcttggCCTTTggcaatttttactttttttttcagaaaacaagactttatataatttttctcctgaatttttctttttgcacaAAAGTCACACATTCAAAACATGAATATCTCCACCCTCATTGTAACCGTCTGTCAGAAACGCTCGGTTTATGATAAATGACGTCTGTTTTGACTTGCTGACATCATTGCGtctctctgttttgattggctgacgCCATTGCGTCTCTCTGTTTTGACTGGCTGACATCATTGCGtctctctgttttgattggctgacgTCATTGCGtctctctgttttgattggctgatgtcaaTGCGTCTCTccgttttgattggctgatgtcattgcgtctctctgttttgattggctgatgtcattGCGTCTGTCCTCGTCTCCTCATTGCTCACCGCTGCTGTTCTGCTTCCAGAAGTGATCAGGAGGAAGTAGAAAAGAGTCGTTTTGGCAGCTTGCTTCCATCAAATACTCTTTTTGAGTGACAAGCAACTTTGTAATGATGGTAAACCCAGGAATAAGCACTAATTGGCCACTCATTCTAGAGAACTCTAAACTGTGATGTGAATCTCACTGAGTTTTAGGAATAACTCAGTCAAAAGAAAGAAGTAAAGCCCACAACAAGAattaacacacaaacacaacaacagCTAGTTCACTGGAGTAATTATACAAACAAAACAGCAAATGATTTACATTAGAATCGCAGGTTATCAGAATTTTTCATGTTTGTGTCGTGGTTtagtagggctgcatgattatgacaaaaatcataattgttgattattcccttgaaattgtaattggGGTTATTAATTACAATGTTCACAATTTACACtgaatgatgttttattgaagcGACTGCATGCCTTATTGTTATATCAAGACAAAcaagctgaaaacactctttctGAAAAACTTTTATTGCTTTTCCATTAAGTCTCACATGTCAAATATACATTGTTTAgttgctttaaataaataaaaatataattatcgtactcggttactaacgtaaccttggttccctgagatacggaacgagtactgcgtatggggaaaggtctcctttttccccgttactgaagactttttcaataacgcagtgtaactgcatcgtcattagttcactcatagacaagttgttgtaccaatgacggcgcggcatagctgcgcggcctatggcgacagagcACACAAATATTCCCGCCGAcatgggcggggtttagggctatataagcgggcgtttcgccataggatttcaggtcattcgactgaagcgacgacactgaagccgcagcctcgtggcatggcatgtaacgcagtactcgttccgtttctcagggaaccgaggttacgttagtaaccgagtacgttccctttcgatacttcactcgtactgcgtatggggaacgaattcaaccgcgccgtgccatgGCAGGGAACGACTGGGCTTGTCTTGGGCACCGTGAGGGAACCagaggacaagtgagaaggccgGAGCCGTCAAACCCTCGTTACACTACCAAAAGGGGAGTTAACTCCCAGAGTGGCATGAAGCGGAGCTCGATAGAGGCCGCTGCATCATACCGAGAGGACCtgagcttgtaaggtcgggacgtccaaatgataaaatctgacgaaagtggacggcgaggaccagctggccgcctcacagatgtctttaatcgaaactccactagaccaggcccaagaggaagccattcctctagtagagtgggctctaactcctatggggcagtcaaggcccatagaggagcaacaaagagcaatagcgtcgactatccaatgcgaaagacgttgctttgagaccaatgaccctttggtgcggccaccaaagcagataaagagctgatcagattgccgaaaaggctgtgatcgatcaacgtaggtccttaatgccctgacagggcagagtaatTCCAGCTCTCGCTCGTCCAACGAGGGAGGAAGCACTGAGAGGAAAATGACCTGTGCTCCGAAtggagtcgagagcaccttagggacgtagccatgcctaggtttcataATGACTTTGGAGTTgttgggcccgaactcaaggcatgctgggctcacggagagggcctgcaagtcgccaactcgcttaaccgatgcttgtatatgttacatattaccacgcttgtttgtacagattatttttaaccacttccctttttttctgtgcttctaatatgtaatgctgctttgaaacaattaccaattgtaaaagcgctatataaataaatttgacttgacttgacttgtgcAAGTAGCAGAGCAGTTTTGAGCATCAGGGGTCTGAGGTCAGCTGAAtgcagtggctcaaagggaggccctttaagagctgaggaccaaagagaggtcccaggtgggaacagtgagaggacgaggaggatttaatcgcctagaacctctcaagaaacgcaccataaggttgtttcgtcccactgactggccagcaataggagcgtgaaacgctgcaatggctgctacgtaaactttgagcgttgaaggggtgcGACCCAGATCCAAACGCTCCTGGAGAAAAGACAGTATCGGAGATCCGTCACACTAAactgggtctatgttgcgtgtagaacaccagccaacaaagaccgaccatttctgggcgtagaggcgtctcgtggacggagctctcgcctgagaaatggtattcagcacgtccccggggaggttagCAGGCTCCCGTCGAGGGACCATAGGTGTagagcccagagttctggctggggatgccaaatcgtcctgttcgcctaagagaggaggtcccgtctcagggggatcggccacggagcttttgtagaaagcctgaacagctctgaggaccaaacttggctcctccagagcggggccaccaggaggactctgtgcttgtcttccctgattcgtctgatgacctgtgggatcagagcgatcgggggaaaagcgtaaaggagggtgctgggccagaCATGGGCCAACGCATCTTCCTCCTTcgagaaataaattgggcagtgagagttgccttctgaagcgaagaggtctacctctgccttcccgaagaactcccagatcatgagaaccgtctgggggtggagcatccactcgtctgaggggacattgttccgagatagcatgtctgctcccaagTTTATTCTGCCGGGTATGtgagtcgccctgagcgactgaaacctcagtgatgcccattccagaagacgcttcgccagagcgcataagcggctggacgaaaggccgccctggtgatttatgtatgaccCAACCGTCATGCTGTCTGGCTGGACTAAGACGCGGCGTCCCGTCAGGTGTGCCTGGAACGCATGAAGGGCTTgaatcactgccaacatctcgaggcagttgatgtgcagatggcattCCTTGTGaaaccacgagccgaaggccggtctgccctcgcaaagagcgccccaaccTGTGTTGGACGCATCTGTTGAGAGCCTGTAGGGGTACCCCTTGGctgaaccatacagggttcattcagggtttcagagctgccaaacaggcctgattgaccctgagacgcaggcggccatgccgccaggcgtgaggagggacccggaacttcaaccagtactgcagaggccgcatccgaagaaggccgagctgcagaaccggggaggcggaagccatcagccctagcatcctctggaagAACTTCAGAGGGAAATAGGCTCTGTTCCTGACTGATGCCGCAAGCTGCTGAATgaccagagcgcgctctggagagactacagccgtcatacggactgagtcgaaaaccgcacccaggaacgttatacgctggctggggagcagtgagctcttggcaaagttgaccctgagacccaggcactccaagtggctgagtaacacggatctgtgatgctccagctcggctcgtgactgggctaggatgagccagtcgtcgaggtaattgagaacccggattccaatctgtctcagtggggaaagcgccgcgttcatgcacttggtaaaagtgcgaggagctagggacagccgaatggaaggaccgtatattggtaagtCACACCCTCGACTGCAAATCTCAAGAATTGCCTgagatggggggctatctggatgtgaaagtatgcatctttcaggtccagcgagcagaaccagtccccggggcaaaccagcgcgaggatctgcttcagcgttagcatcttgaacttccgtctcatgagggagaggttcaagagcctgagatctaagatgggtctgagaccgccatcttttttagggctatataagcgggcgtttcgccataggatttcaggtcattcgactgaagcgacgacactgaagccgcagcctcgtggcatggcatgtaacgcagtactcgttccgtttctcagggaaccgaggttacgttagtaaccgagtacgttccctttcgatacttcactcgtactgcgtatggggaacgaattcaaccgcgccgtgccatgAAGCAGAGCAGTTTTGAGCATCAGGGGTCTGAGGTCAGCTGAAtgcagtggctcaaagggaggccctttaagagcttgaggaccaaagagaggtcccaggtgggaacagtgagaggacgaggaggatttaatcgcctagaacctctcaagaaacgcaccataaggttgtttcgtcccactgactggccagcaataggagcgtgaaacgctgcaatggctgctacgtaaactttgagcgttgaaggggtgcGACCCAGATCCAAACGCTCCTGGAGAAAAGACAGTATCGGAGATCCGTCACACTAAactgggtctatgttgcgtgtagaacaccagccaacaaagaccgaccatttctgggcgtagaggcgtctcgtggacggagctctcgcctgagaaatggtattcagcacgtcccggggaggttagcaggctcccgtcgagggaccataggtgcagagcccagagttctggctggggatgccaaatcgtcctgttcgcctaagagaggaggtcccgtctcagggggatcggccacggagcttttgtagaaagcctgaacagctctgaggaccaaacttggctcctccagagcggggccaccaggaggactctgtgcttgtcttcctgattcgtctgatgacctgtgggatcagagcgatcgggggaaaagcgtaaaggagggtgctgggccagaCATGGGCCAACGCATCTTCCTCCTTcgagaaataaattgggcagtgagagttgccttctgaagcgaagaggtctacctctgcttcccgaagaactcccagatcatgagaaccgtctgggggtggagcatccactcgtctgagggacATTGTTCCGAgatagcatgtctgctcccaagTTTATTCTGCCGGGTATGtgagtcgccctgagcgactgaaacctcagtgatgcccattccagaagacgcttcgccagagcgcataagcggctggacgaaaggccgccctggtgatttatgtatgaccAACCGTCATGCTGTCTGGCTGGACTAAGACGCGGCGTCCCGTCAGGTGTGCCTGGAACGCATGAAGGGCTTgaatcactgccaacatctcgaggcagttgatgtgcagatggcattCCTTGTTGaaaccacgagccgaaggccggtctgccctcgcaaagagcgccccaaccTGTGTTGGACGCATCTGTTGAGAGCCTGTAGGGGTACCCCTTGGctgaaccatacagggttcattcagggtttcagagctgccaaacaggcctgattgaccctgagacgcaggcggccatgccgccaggcgtgaggagggacccggaacttcaaccagtactgcagaggccgcatccgaagaaggccgagctgcagaaccgggaggcggaagccatcagccctagcatcctctggaagAACTTCAGAGGGAAATAGGCTCTGTTCCTGACTGATGCCGCAAGCTGCTGAATgaccagagcgcgctctggagaGACACAGCCGTCAtacggactgagtcgaaaaaccgcacccaggaacgttatacgctggctggggagcagtgagctcttggcaaagttgaccctgagacccaggcactccaagtggctgagtaacacggatctgtgatgctccagctcggctcgtgactgggctaggatgagccagtcgtcgaggtaattgagaacccggattccaatctgtctcagtggggaaagcgccgcgttcatgcacttggtaaaagtgcgaggagctagggacagcccgaatggaaggaccgtatattggtaagtCACACCCTCGACTGCAAATCTCAAGAATTGCCTgagatggggggctatctggatgtgaaagtatgcatctttcaggtccagcgagcagaaccagtccccggggcaaaccagcgcgaggatctgcttcagcgttagcatcttgaacttccgtctcatgagggagaggttcaagagcctgagatctaagatgggtctgagaccgccatctttttTGGGAACTAGAAAATAACGGCTGTAGGACCCCGAGTTGCTCTCTGAGGgggagactatttctatagctcctttcctcAGAAGAGAGGTGACTTCGGCTCGAAGGACATGAGCGTCGTCCGTGTCGACTGAAGTCTGAAGCACCCAGCTGAAGCGCGGGGGGCTTCGGGTGAACTGAAGCGAGTAGCCTCGACTTATGGTTCCCAGAACCCAActtgacactccggggatggcccgccaggcctcggcccgtgTGACAAGGGGCTGAATGGTATCGGATGATGGGCCGCTAGTCGGGGGCCCGTACACCGGAGAGAGTGGAAGAGGGACTTCGCTCTTTCTTAGAGAAGGTAAAATATTCATAGTGTTCGCCATAAGAATGGCGTTTTGCATGGACGCAGCACTGGGCCCAGTTAGCACAACACTGAACATATCtgtgtctgtttctgtttctgtttatttatatagcacaattTAAAAAGCAACCGAAGTTGcgccaaagtgctttacatagtaaaataaaaacatatatcgACAACATAAAACACCACgtcaaagcaaaaaaaaaaaaaaaaaacatctagtCATTATATGCTACCTCCATTAGGTGTGCTTTCaacaatttcttaaaaattGCTAAAGATTTGGCGGACCTGATCGACAGGGGTAGGTCGTTCCAGAGTCTTGGCCCTATTACAGCGAAAGCCCGATCGCCTTTAAATAGGCACCTTGTTCTAGGCACTACAAGTAAGTTTTGATTCTCTGATCGTAGTGTTCTGGGAGGATTATAAGGGTTTAAAAGGTTTGTCAGGTATAACGGTGCCTGGTTAGTTAAGGATTTGAATACGaacaataaaattttatatttgattctgaaacaGACCGGCAACCAATTTAAGGAAACCAACACAGGGGTAATAGATTCATATTTCTTCACCTTCTTTAATAACCTTGCTGCAGCATTTTGTACCGATTGTAGCCGGGACAAAGATGTGGCGGTAATGCCAGAATACAGGGAATTGCAAAAATCTAAGCGTGATAAGATAACGGTATGAATTACTCTTTCGAGGTCAGAGTTTGTAAGGAACGGTTTTACTTTGGTTAAAAGACGCAAGTTATAAAAACAAGTCTGTACCACTGAATTAATTTGCTTATCTAATTTTAGGTTATTGTCAATTAAAAAACCTAAGTCTTTTACTCCTGTTTTCGAATATGGCGCCAGTGGGCTCGAATCTAATACATTTCTTGTCGGGTTCTTTAAGTGGTTAAAAACTATCACCTCGGTCTTTTCCTCGTTCAGCATTAAAAAATTTTTAGCCATCCAATTTTTATGTCCtttaaacattctaggattgaCTCAACTGAATTTGTGGAATGTCTAATTGGTATGTACATTTGCGTATCGTCGGCGTAGAGATGGAATGAAACTccatattttctaaaaatactGCCCAGGGGGAGCAGATATAACGAAAAGAGAATAGGGGAAAGGATAGAACCTTGCGGGACCCCCCAGGGAAGATGTTTATTACCTGAGATATTATTATTGTAGTTAACCGCAAAGCATCTGTCATTCAAATAAGACTGGAACCATTTCAGAACTGTGCCCTTTAGACCCACTGAATGTTCAAGACGGGAGATGAGGATGTTATGGTCTATCATGTCGAAAGCTGCACTCAAATCGAGTAACACCAAAACAACATCATCTCCTTCATCTAAGGTCAAGAAGATATCATTTAACA contains:
- the LOC125246781 gene encoding LOW QUALITY PROTEIN: NACHT, LRR and PYD domains-containing protein 3-like (The sequence of the model RefSeq protein was modified relative to this genomic sequence to represent the inferred CDS: deleted 1 base in 1 codon), with product MIIPPVNFSNGAVTSDPRWRKRSSSPDPSCVSLKSNQSMNPPLKFSDGPGTSDPRWRKRSSSPDPSCVSLKSNQSMDPPLKFSDGPVTSDPSRGSQRATSPQPSCVSMKSRRSIVPPEFSDGLVTSDPRDDQTGDQDSPQAVDDELQRVKEQLKTSMKNKYERLFEGLNLQENETLLNRIYTQLYIIEGEREGVNEQHEVFQMEKTARTQHSQDTPIYCNDIFKASPEPGREEKHQIKTVLTKGIAGIGKTVSVQKFILDWAEGKANQDVDFMFVLPFRELNLIRDHRYSLHRLLLDFHPELQDLDSKIYEECKVVFIFDGLDESRMRLRFSGKKKFSLTETSSVSVLMSNLMKGDLLPSALIWITSRPAAANQIPSKYINRLTEIQGFNEPQKEEYFRKRISDEHQASRIISHIRRARSLHIMCHIPVFCWISSTVLQKLLKEDLSAAIPQTLTEMYIHFLLIQINMRNQKYEERDPEKLLLSNREVIVKLAEVAFKQLMKGNVMFYEEDLRESGIDVTDASVYSGICTEIFKEESVIHQRKVYRFIHLSFQEFLAAFYLFYSHVIKNKKPLDEFRLYRSDKDSLDDLLTSAVDDALRSRNGQLDLFLRFLLGVSLESNQRLLQDLLTHTENSSESIRGITQYIQQKIKGEDSKNRVKDEFLSTERSINLFLCLLEVKDQSLSREIQEFLKSDKHSEEKLSPSHCSTISYMIQMSEEPLDELNPMKYNTSDEGRRRLIPAVINCRKALFSGSNLSDQHCEIVSSVLQSSNSVLRELDLSNNDLQDSGVNLISDGLKSPNCQLQILRLVCCNLTAQHCEIVSSVLQSSNSVLRELDLSNNDLQDSGVSFISDGLKSPNCQLQILRLSGCMVTEKGCGYVSSALSSNPSHLRELDLSYNNPGLSGVQLLNHKLEDPKYKLQILNVDHGGSVRITAGLRKYACDLTLDPDTANTRLVLSDGNRKVTRVKERQPYPDHPERFDHPQVLCRERLTGRCYWEAEWSERGAVISVTYEGISRKGLSEDCAFGFNNKSWSLSCSDGGFTVYHNKNRTDTPAVPSSSKRVGVYVDVSAGCLSFYSVSLTRTRLHTLTRLHTFNTTFTEPLFAGFRVYYVSSSVSLCDIKR